The following proteins come from a genomic window of Populus alba chromosome 12, ASM523922v2, whole genome shotgun sequence:
- the LOC118044811 gene encoding DEAD-box ATP-dependent RNA helicase 30 has translation MMNPYDNRYTDPDSYRHRRSDLMGQQPPLGATYGRGGPVPYGSGSGPLPPSFASRGGPAPVGGGYPAFEPPAGGFSVGRGGGGGGGGGGGRGRGFSGGRGSNFYTGDRRIDAGHGRGWNSDGGRGGGRGGRGYGGRSGRGGRHGGGGSKGELDNIALPKQDFGNLVPFEKNFYFENPSIRALSEHEVVMYRTRREITVEGHDVPKPIRLFHEANFPDYCLQVISKLGFVEPTPIQAQGWPMALKGRDLIGIAETGSGKTLAYMLPAFVHVAAQPRLVQGDGPIVLVLAPTRELAVQIQEEGLKFGSHANIRSTCIYGGAPKGPQIRDLQRGVEIVIATPGRLIDMLEAQHTNLRRVTYLVLDEADRMLDMGFEPQIRKIISQIRPDRQTLYWSATWPREVEILARQFLHNPYKVIIGSADLKANQSINQVVEVVMDMEKYNRLIKLLKEVMDGSRILIFMETKKGCDQVTRQLRMDGWPALSIHGDKNQAERDWVLAEFKSGRSAIMTATDVAARGLDVKDIKCVINYDFPSSLEDYVHRIGRTGRAGARGTAFTFFTDSNAKFARGLIRILQESGQIVPPSLSALARSSGSFGGSAGNFRSRGRGGSFGNRGSISGSNTVPLGARRPW, from the exons ATGATGAACCCTTACGATAATCGGTACACCGACCCCGACTCTTACCGTCACCGGCGCAG TGATTTAATGGGCCAACAGCCTCCACTGGGGGCCACTTACGGACGCGGGGGACCTGTTCCTTATGGAAGTGGAAGTGGTCCTCTGCCGCCGTCTTTTGCGAGTAGAGGAGGTCCTGCTCCAGTTGGTGGAGGTTATCCTGCGTTTGAGCCCCCTGCTGGTGGATTCAGTGTTGGACGAGGTGGCGGcggaggtggtggaggaggaggaggaaggggAAGGGGGTTCAGTGGTGGCCGTGGATCTAATTTTTATACTGGGGATAGAAGAATTGATGCTGGTCATGGGAGAGGCTGGAATTCGGATGGTGGCCGTGGTGGTGGCCGTGGTGGGAGGGGGTATGGTGGTCGTAGTGGAAGAGGAGGGAGGCATGGAGGGGGAGGTTCAAAGGGAGAATTGGATAATATTGCACTTCCAAAGCAGGATTTTGGGAATTTGGTACCTTTCGAGAAGAATTTCTACTTTGAGAATCCTTCGATTAGGGCTTTGTCTGAGCATGAAGTGGTGATGTATCGTACAAGAAGAGAGATTACTGTTGAAGGCCATGATGTGCCTAAGCCTATTCGCCTGTTTCATGAGGCCAATTTCCCTG ATTACTGCTTACAGGTGATTTCTAAGTTGGGTTTTGTTGAGCCAACACCAATTCAGGCTCAGGGGTGGCCGATGGCTCTAAAGGGTAGAGATTTAATTGGCATTGCTGAGACTGGTTCTGGTAAGACATTGGCATACATGCTACCAGCTTTTGTGCATGTTGCTGCGCAGCCTCGATTGG TACAAGGTGATGGTCCGATTGTGTTAGTATTAGCACCTACCAGAGAGCTGGCAGTTCAAATTCAAGAAGAAGGTTTAAAGTTTGGTTCACATGCTAATATTAGGAGCACTTGCATATATGGTGGTGCTCCCAAGGGACCCCAAATTCGTGATCTCCAAAGAG GTGTTGAAATTGTCATTGCTACCCCTGGTCGACTAATAGATATGCTGGAAGCTCAACACACAAATTTGCGAAGAGTCACATACCTCGTGTTAGACGAGGCGGATCGAATGTTGGACATGGGGTTTGAGCCTCAAATTAGGAAAATTATATCTCAA ATTCGACCAGATAGACAGACATTATATTGGAGTGCAACATGGCCCAGGGAGGTTGAAATTTTAGCAAGGCAGTTTTTGCACAACCCATACAAG GTAATCATAGGATCGGCAGATTTAAAAGCAAACCAATCTATAAACCAAGTTGTTGAGGTCGTCATGGACATGGAGAAGTATAATAG GCTGATCAAATTGCTGAAAGAAGTGATGGATGGAAGTCGGATTCTGATTTTCATGGAGACAAAGAAAGGCTGTGACCAAGTTACAAGGCAGTTGAGAATGGATGGATGGCCAGCATTATCCATCCATGGTGATAAAAACCAGGCTGAAAGGGATTGGGTCCTGGCAGAATTCAAAAGTGGCAGAAGTGCAATAATGACTGCCACTGATGTTGCTGCACGGGGTCTTG ATGTGAAGGACATAAAATGTGTGATCAACTATGATTTTCCTTCCAGCCTCGAGGATTATGTTCACAGGATAGGCCGAACTGGTCGTGCAGGAGCTAGGGGAACTGCCTTTACCTTTTTCACGGATTCAAATGCAAAGTTTGCTAGGGGTCTAATTAGAATTCTGCAAGAGTCAGGGCAGATTGTGCCTCCATCATTATCTGCTTTGGCTCGGTCATCTGGTTCTTTTGGAG GTTCTGCAGGTAACTTCCGTTCCAGAGGACGAGGAGGCAGCTTTGGCAACAGGGGTTCGATTTCTGGATCTAATACTGTGCCTCTTGGTGCTCGTAGACCTTGGTAA
- the LOC118044810 gene encoding U-box domain-containing protein 52 translates to MEEEKYVPASSMRYGARIMSPEIVEIGDDIKTITNNIDGVGHDVYVAVGKNDTDVLKWALDHAVLPGARVFLVHVFPPLTYIPTPVGRLSRSQLSQDQMRFYINEENNRRRNHLQKYISLCSDAKVTVDTMLLESNSTAEAVLELIPVLNIRHLVMGTKRLPRSRLLRKKLAKGEFVKKNAPDYCEVSIIHESKKIMDAQPVSSCPQGPDAIRNSEKKFFELACFSGKLK, encoded by the exons ATGGAAGAAGAGAAATATGTGCCGGCAAGTTCTATGCGGTACGGTGCGCGAATCATGTCGCCGGAAATTGTGGAGATAGGAGACGATATCAAGACTATTACTAACAACATAGATGGAGTCGGTCATGATGTTTATGTAGCTGTTGGTAAAAATGACACAGATGTGCTCAAGTGGGCTCTAGATCATGCTGTTTTACCTGGAGCTCGAGTTTTTCTAGTCCATGTTTTTCCTCCTCTGACATATATTCCTACACCAG TTGGAAGACTATCTAGGAGCCAATTGAGCCAAGATCAGATGAGATTTTACATTAATGAAGAGAACAACAGAAGAAGAAACCATTTGCAAAAATACATTAGCCTGTGTTCCGATGCCAAG GTGACAGTGGATACAATGCTCCTGGAGAGCAATTCCACTGCCGAAGCTGTTCTAGAGCTCATTCCCGTTCTCAACATTAGACACCTTGTCATGGGAACTAAACGCTTGCCTCGCTCAAG GCTACTAAGGAAGAAGCTGGCGAAAGGAGAATTTGTGAAGAAGAATGCTCCAGACTATTGTGAGGTTAGCATTATTCATGAAAGCAAGAAGATCATGGATGCTCAGCCGGTTTCATCCTGTCCACAAGGGCCTGATGCCATCCGCAACTCTGAAAAGAAGTTTTTCGAGCTTGCATGCTTTTCAGGCAAGTTGAAGTGA